A genomic segment from Microbulbifer elongatus encodes:
- a CDS encoding ParB/RepB/Spo0J family partition protein, giving the protein MAGKRKGLGKGLSHLISNNASEAIAVATGERNGDITERVDGELKELPIEYLQRGRYQPRRDFPQESLQELADSIRAQGIMQPIVVRPIGERKYEIIAGERRWRAAQIAELDRVPALIREVSDEAAIAMALIENIQREDLNPVEEAIALKRLQDEFELTQQQVAEAVGKSRTAVTNLLRLLSLTEEVRTFLERGDIETGHAKALLGLAGESQKSAARQVVDRGLTVRQTEALVRNIHEQAGKPKPKKPEVDPNIRRLTERLAEKIGVPVSIDHGEKGAGKLVLKYSSLDELDGILSHMGYSED; this is encoded by the coding sequence ATGGCCGGCAAACGCAAGGGCCTCGGGAAAGGACTTTCCCATCTGATCAGCAATAACGCCAGTGAAGCCATTGCCGTGGCCACCGGCGAGCGCAACGGCGATATCACCGAGCGCGTGGACGGCGAGCTCAAAGAGCTGCCCATTGAATATCTGCAGCGGGGCCGCTACCAGCCGCGCCGCGATTTCCCGCAGGAGTCCTTGCAGGAGTTGGCCGATTCCATCCGCGCCCAGGGCATCATGCAGCCCATCGTGGTACGCCCTATCGGCGAGCGCAAATACGAGATTATTGCCGGTGAGCGCCGCTGGCGCGCCGCGCAGATTGCTGAGCTCGACAGGGTTCCTGCGCTGATCCGCGAGGTGTCCGACGAAGCCGCCATCGCCATGGCGCTGATCGAGAACATCCAGCGGGAAGACCTGAACCCGGTGGAAGAAGCCATCGCCCTCAAGCGCCTGCAGGACGAGTTCGAACTCACCCAGCAGCAGGTGGCGGAAGCGGTGGGCAAGTCCCGTACCGCGGTAACCAATCTGCTGCGCCTGTTGAGCCTGACCGAAGAGGTGCGTACCTTCCTCGAGCGCGGGGATATCGAGACCGGTCACGCCAAGGCACTGCTTGGTCTCGCCGGTGAAAGTCAGAAGTCCGCTGCCCGCCAGGTGGTGGATCGCGGCCTCACTGTGCGCCAGACCGAAGCCCTGGTGCGCAATATCCACGAGCAGGCGGGTAAGCCGAAGCCGAAGAAGCCGGAGGTGGATCCGAATATTCGCCGCCTGACCGAACGTCTTGCGGAAAAAATTGGCGTCCCAGTTTCCATTGATCACGGAGAAAAAGGCGCCGGAAAGCTGGTACTGAAATACAGCAGTCTCGACGAGCTGGACGGTATTCTCTCCCACATGGGTTACAGCGAAGACTGA
- a CDS encoding ATP synthase subunit I has product MAVEPAGCFIHNSHAQNLGGDQFLAGLFPPMRNPSVVQISLIQLAVILLAALALEFTFGRVVALSALLGGALCALPNLYFGLRAFELLGPDRGKIRGARASQRAVGSFYRAETGKFVMTLVGFAVVFASVITLNPAVLFISYGLCVILHWILVARLHATK; this is encoded by the coding sequence TTGGCTGTTGAACCGGCCGGCTGCTTCATACATAATTCGCACGCCCAAAATTTGGGCGGAGATCAATTTCTGGCCGGCCTGTTCCCGCCTATGCGTAATCCCTCGGTAGTACAGATTTCGCTGATCCAGCTGGCAGTGATTTTGCTCGCTGCGCTGGCGCTCGAATTCACCTTCGGGCGCGTGGTTGCGCTCTCCGCCCTGCTCGGTGGTGCCCTGTGTGCACTGCCCAATCTGTATTTCGGCCTGCGCGCCTTCGAACTTTTGGGACCAGATCGCGGCAAGATCCGCGGTGCGCGCGCAAGCCAGCGCGCGGTGGGAAGTTTCTACCGCGCCGAAACCGGCAAGTTCGTAATGACCCTGGTGGGGTTCGCGGTGGTATTTGCCAGCGTCATAACGCTGAACCCCGCGGTGCTGTTTATCAGCTACGGCTTGTGCGTGATTTTGCACTGGATTCTCGTGGCCCGACTGCATGCAACGAAGTAG
- the atpB gene encoding F0F1 ATP synthase subunit A produces the protein MAAEQTATGYIQHHLQNLAYGKLPAGYTRADGTVLSESTWTIAHSSQEAADMGFWAVHLDTLGWSIGLGLIFCLLFARAAKKATAGVPTGFQSFVEVIVDFIDKTVKDTFPHRNSMVAPMALTIFVWVFLMNLMDLIPVDWLPMAYAQGVSALTGADPHHIYFKVVPTTDLNATLGMALAVFALMIFFSVKEKGLMGFVKELTLHPFHSGKWYIDIFLIPFNFLLEAVSLIAKPVSLGLRLFGNLYAGEMIFILIAIVFGVGVLGFIGAGLLQMGWAIFHILVITLQAFVFMVLTTVYMAMAHDREDEHAHDH, from the coding sequence ATGGCTGCCGAACAAACCGCGACGGGTTATATCCAGCACCACCTGCAAAATCTGGCTTACGGTAAACTTCCCGCGGGTTACACCCGTGCCGATGGAACCGTACTCTCCGAATCCACCTGGACCATTGCGCACAGCAGTCAGGAAGCCGCCGATATGGGCTTCTGGGCCGTGCACCTGGACACCCTCGGTTGGTCTATTGGTCTTGGTCTGATCTTCTGCTTACTGTTCGCGCGCGCCGCGAAGAAAGCCACTGCCGGGGTTCCCACCGGTTTCCAGAGCTTTGTGGAAGTGATTGTCGACTTCATCGACAAAACCGTTAAAGACACCTTCCCCCACCGCAACAGCATGGTCGCCCCGATGGCGCTGACCATCTTCGTGTGGGTATTCCTGATGAACCTGATGGACCTGATCCCGGTCGACTGGCTGCCGATGGCGTACGCCCAGGGCGTGTCCGCGCTGACCGGTGCGGATCCGCACCATATCTATTTCAAAGTCGTTCCCACCACCGACCTGAATGCCACCCTCGGTATGGCGCTGGCGGTATTCGCGCTGATGATCTTCTTCAGCGTGAAAGAAAAGGGCCTGATGGGCTTCGTCAAAGAACTGACCCTGCACCCCTTCCACTCCGGCAAGTGGTACATCGATATTTTCCTGATTCCGTTTAACTTCCTGCTGGAAGCGGTTTCCCTGATCGCCAAGCCTGTGTCTCTCGGCCTGCGTCTGTTCGGTAACCTCTACGCCGGAGAAATGATCTTTATCCTGATCGCCATCGTCTTCGGTGTTGGTGTTCTGGGCTTTATCGGCGCCGGTCTGCTGCAGATGGGCTGGGCCATTTTCCACATCCTGGTGATTACCCTGCAGGCCTTCGTATTCATGGTGTTGACCACCGTGTACATGGCCATGGCGCACGACCGGGAAGATGAACACGCGCACGACCACTAA
- the atpE gene encoding F0F1 ATP synthase subunit C, protein MEALGLVYVAAALLIGLGALGTAIGFGTLGGKLLEGSARQPEQAPALQGKMFLMAGLLDAVPMIGVGIAMYLIFAVAPGLAG, encoded by the coding sequence ATGGAAGCATTAGGTCTGGTTTACGTAGCTGCTGCACTGCTGATCGGTCTGGGCGCACTGGGTACTGCTATCGGTTTCGGCACCCTGGGCGGCAAACTGCTGGAAGGTTCTGCACGTCAGCCTGAACAGGCTCCGGCTCTGCAGGGCAAAATGTTCCTGATGGCTGGTCTGCTCGACGCCGTTCCGATGATCGGTGTTGGTATCGCTATGTACCTGATTTTCGCGGTAGCTCCTGGTCTGGCTGGTTAA
- a CDS encoding F0F1 ATP synthase subunit B — MNINLTLIGQSITFLAFVWFCWKFVWPALLGVMQEREQKIATGLQEAERAEKDLELAQRKAVEQLKEAKAQAAEIIDGANKRANQIVDEAKEAARSEGDRLKAAAQAEIEQEVNRAKEQLRSRIAALSVAGAEKILSVNIDAKAHDDMIEKLAAEL, encoded by the coding sequence GTGAATATCAACCTGACTCTGATCGGCCAGTCGATCACCTTTCTCGCCTTCGTATGGTTCTGCTGGAAGTTTGTCTGGCCGGCCCTGCTGGGTGTTATGCAAGAACGCGAGCAAAAAATTGCGACCGGTCTGCAAGAAGCCGAGCGTGCGGAGAAAGATCTTGAGCTGGCTCAACGCAAAGCTGTCGAGCAACTGAAAGAAGCCAAAGCCCAGGCTGCGGAAATCATCGATGGCGCCAACAAGCGCGCCAATCAGATCGTTGACGAAGCCAAAGAGGCCGCGCGCAGTGAAGGCGACCGCCTGAAAGCTGCCGCCCAGGCGGAAATCGAACAGGAAGTAAACCGTGCGAAAGAACAGCTTCGCTCGCGTATCGCTGCCCTGTCTGTTGCCGGCGCCGAGAAAATCCTCTCGGTCAACATTGATGCCAAAGCGCACGATGACATGATCGAGAAACTGGCAGCCGAGCTGTAA
- a CDS encoding F0F1 ATP synthase subunit delta — protein MSELSTLARPYAKAAFAHAQQASDLSGWSQALATAAVVSQNEKIGELLENPQLTSEVRADKFLTVCGDFDGPQQNFIRLLAENHRLPLLPEISELFEELKAQAEATLEVEVISARPLSDEQSQRLTQALSKKFSREVHLHSAVDENLLGGAIIRAGDTVIDGTVRGRLAKLAEAMNS, from the coding sequence ATGTCGGAACTCAGCACACTGGCTCGGCCCTACGCTAAAGCGGCTTTTGCCCACGCCCAACAGGCCTCCGACCTTTCCGGTTGGAGCCAGGCGCTGGCAACTGCCGCGGTGGTCAGCCAGAACGAAAAAATTGGCGAGCTGCTGGAGAACCCACAGCTGACCAGTGAAGTGCGCGCGGATAAATTTCTGACTGTTTGTGGCGATTTTGACGGGCCGCAACAGAACTTCATCAGACTGCTGGCGGAAAACCACCGCCTGCCGCTGTTGCCGGAAATTTCCGAACTGTTCGAAGAACTGAAGGCCCAGGCAGAAGCCACTCTGGAAGTGGAAGTCATTTCTGCCCGCCCGCTCAGCGACGAACAGTCCCAGCGCCTCACTCAGGCACTTAGCAAGAAGTTCTCCCGCGAGGTGCACCTGCACAGCGCGGTAGATGAAAACCTGCTGGGTGGCGCCATCATACGCGCAGGTGACACGGTGATTGACGGTACCGTGCGTGGCCGACTGGCCAAGCTCGCCGAAGCGATGAACTCCTAA
- the atpA gene encoding F0F1 ATP synthase subunit alpha, whose protein sequence is MQQLNPSEISEIIKSRIDNLDVSTEAQNEGTIVSVSDGIIRIHGLADVMFGEMIEFEGGVTGMALNLERDSVGAIVLGDYKSLAEGQKCRCTGRILETPVGPELLGRVVDALGNPIDGKGPLNNTLTDAVEKVAPGVIARQSVDQPVQTGLKAVDTMIPIGRGQRELIIGDRQIGKTAVAIDAIINQKDSGIKCIYVAIGQKQSSIANVVRKLEEHGAMDHTIVVAAGAADPAAMQFLAPYVGCTMGEYFRDRGEDALIIYDDLTKQAWAYRQISLLLKRPPGREAYPGDVFYLHSRLLERAARVNADYVEKFTNGEVKGKTGSLTALPIIETQAGDVSAFVPTNVISITDGQIFLETDLFNSGVRPAINPGISVSRVGGSAQTKVVKKLSGGIRTALAQYRELAAFSQFASDLDEATKAQLDHGERVTELMKQKQYSPLSIAEMAVSVYAADKGYLKDVEVAKVLDFESALLAYMNSEHAELMNKVNSTGDYNDEIDNAFKAAIEKFVATGSW, encoded by the coding sequence ATGCAGCAACTGAATCCCTCTGAGATCAGTGAAATTATCAAGAGCCGCATCGACAATCTCGATGTGAGCACCGAAGCCCAGAACGAGGGCACCATTGTTTCCGTATCCGACGGTATCATCCGCATTCACGGCCTGGCCGATGTAATGTTCGGTGAGATGATCGAGTTCGAAGGCGGCGTAACCGGTATGGCGCTGAACCTGGAGCGCGATTCCGTTGGTGCCATCGTACTGGGTGATTACAAATCTCTGGCCGAAGGCCAGAAGTGTCGTTGTACCGGTCGCATCCTGGAAACTCCGGTTGGCCCGGAGCTGCTGGGTCGTGTGGTAGACGCCCTGGGTAACCCGATCGACGGTAAAGGTCCGCTGAACAACACGCTGACCGATGCGGTTGAGAAAGTGGCCCCCGGTGTTATCGCCCGTCAATCCGTTGATCAGCCGGTACAGACCGGCCTGAAAGCGGTCGATACCATGATTCCAATCGGTCGCGGCCAGCGTGAGCTGATCATTGGTGACCGTCAGATTGGTAAAACCGCGGTAGCGATCGACGCGATCATCAACCAGAAAGACTCTGGTATTAAGTGTATCTACGTCGCCATCGGCCAGAAGCAGTCTTCGATCGCCAACGTGGTGCGCAAGCTGGAAGAGCACGGCGCAATGGACCACACCATCGTGGTTGCCGCTGGCGCTGCCGACCCGGCCGCGATGCAGTTCCTGGCTCCGTACGTGGGCTGCACCATGGGCGAGTACTTCCGCGACCGCGGTGAAGACGCCCTGATCATTTACGATGACCTGACCAAGCAGGCCTGGGCCTACCGTCAGATCTCCCTGCTGCTGAAGCGTCCCCCGGGCCGTGAAGCCTATCCCGGTGACGTTTTCTACCTGCACTCCCGCCTGCTGGAGCGCGCTGCGCGTGTAAACGCCGATTACGTAGAGAAGTTCACTAACGGTGAAGTGAAAGGCAAAACCGGTTCTCTGACCGCCCTGCCGATCATCGAGACCCAGGCGGGTGACGTTTCCGCATTCGTTCCGACCAACGTGATCTCCATTACCGACGGTCAGATCTTCCTGGAAACCGACCTGTTCAACTCCGGCGTGCGCCCGGCCATCAACCCGGGTATCTCCGTATCCCGTGTCGGTGGTTCCGCACAGACCAAAGTGGTCAAGAAGCTGTCTGGTGGTATTCGTACCGCACTGGCACAGTACCGCGAACTGGCGGCCTTCTCGCAGTTTGCTTCTGACCTGGACGAAGCCACCAAGGCCCAGCTGGACCACGGTGAGCGCGTTACCGAGCTGATGAAGCAGAAGCAGTACTCTCCGCTGTCCATCGCCGAGATGGCTGTTTCCGTTTACGCCGCCGACAAGGGTTACCTGAAAGACGTAGAAGTTGCCAAAGTGCTCGACTTTGAATCCGCCCTGCTCGCTTATATGAACAGCGAACACGCAGAGTTGATGAACAAGGTCAACAGCACCGGTGACTACAACGACGAAATCGACAACGCCTTCAAGGCCGCCATCGAAAAATTCGTCGCTACCGGTAGCTGGTAA